The following are encoded in a window of Aythya fuligula isolate bAytFul2 chromosome 26, bAytFul2.pri, whole genome shotgun sequence genomic DNA:
- the MPND gene encoding MPN domain-containing protein produces MAALAAASPGTDECLEEDEDELEPGLDKAEAEPEPESRAKAAGGSRGAVLTRRGITLRMLLRDGLLEPARGVLSINYLGKKFVGDLGADGTITWQETGQVFNSPSAWATHCKRLVNPAKKSGCGWASVRYKGQKLDQYKAAWLRKHQPNAPAAEASLASDEDELPEEEEEAAVVKEGRAPAPEPTATKRPEEKSKKQQCRSLAEQAGMDQAPPGKKPENKAQVPVRYCTLGTRDTGRNPQTLVEVMPFAAINKFQPFNVAISSNVLLLLDFHSHLTRSEVVGYLGGRWDTNTQLLTVLRAFPCRSRLGDAEVGSIVEEEICQSLLLQGLSLVGWYHSHPFSPALPSLYDIDAQMNYQLKLQGSGNGFQPCLALICGPYYHGNPGVESKITPFWVMPPPEQRPNDYSIPMEVEVTHIQDGFLTNDVLQEMTLLVEFYKGAPDLVKFQELWSQDQTYLDKLKGSLASRTPKDQSFTHTLEQIYSLLKLSG; encoded by the exons ATGGCAG CGCTGGCGGCCGCCTCCCCTGGCACAGATGAGTGCCTGGAGGAGGACGAGGACGAGCTGGAGCCGGGGCTGGACAAAGCCGAGGCCGAGCCGGAGCCCGAGAGCCGGGCGAAGGCGgcggggggctcccggggggcCGTGCTGACCCGGCGTGGCATCACCCTGCGCATGCTGCTCCGCGACGGGCTCCTGGAGCCGGCCCGCGGCGTCCTCTCCATCAACTACCTG GGCAAGAAGTTTGTGGGGGACCTGGGTGCGGACGGCACCATCACGTGGCAGGAGACGGGCCAGGTCTTCAACTCGCCCAGCGCCTGGGCCACCCACTGCAAGCGCCTGGTGAACCCCGCCAAGAAGTCGGGCTGCGGCTGGGCCTCCGTGCGCTACAAGGGCCAGAAGCTGGACCAGTACAAGGCCGCCTGGCTGCGCAAGCACCAGCCCAACGCGCCCGCCGCCGAGGCG AGCTTGGCCAGCGACGAGGACGAGCTgcccgaggaggaggaggaggcggcggtggTGAAGGAAGGCCGGGCGCCCGCACCGGAGCCAACGGCCACCAAGAGACCGGAGGAGAAGagcaagaagcagcagtgcCGGAGCCTGGCGGAGCAGGCGGGGATGG ATCAAGCCCCCCCGGGGAAAAAGCCGGAGAACAAAGCCCAGGTGCCCGTCCGCTACTGCACCCTGGGCACCCGTGACACGGGCAG GAACCCCCAGACCCTGGTGGAGGTGATGCCCTTCGCTGCCATCAACAAGTTCCAGCCCTTCAACGTGGCCATTTCCAGCAAcgtcctcctgctgctg GATTTCCACAGCCACCTGACGCGGAGCGAAGTGGTGGGGTACCTGGGGGGCCGGTGGGACACCAACACGCAGC TGCTGACGGTGCTGCGAGCCTTCCCCTGCCGGAGCCGCTTGGGCGACGCCGAGGTCGGGAGCATCGTGGAGGAGGAG ATCTGCCAGAGCCTGTTGCTGCAGGGGCTGTCGCTGGTGGGCTGGTACCACAGCCACCCCTTCAGCCCCGCGCTGCCCTCCCTGTACGACATCGACGCGCAGATGAATTACCAGCTCAAGCTGCAGGGCAGCGGCAACggcttccagccctgcctggctctcATCTGCG gGCCGTACTATCACGGCAACCCCGGCGTGGAGTCCAAAATCACGCCCTTCTGGGTGATGCCACCCCCGGAG CAACGTCCCAATGACTACAGCATCCCCATGGAGGTGGAGGTGACCCACATCCAGGACGGTTTCCTCACCAACGACGTCCTGCAGGAGATG ACGCTGCTGGTGGAGTTTTACAAGGGGGCCCCCGACCTGGTGAAGTTCCAGGAGCTGTGGAGCCAGGACCAGACCTACCTGGACAAACTGAAG